The region GCCAATCCTTCGTATAAGTACCAGTTAGGCGGAGGAAGGATCAACGCCTTTAAGGCATTAAATAACGTAAACTCGAAATCCGTAAGGGGTTACGATTTTGTTTTCTCCGATGAGGAGGGGAATAACAATGGGGTTTTTGAACCCGGCGAAACAGTAACCCTTTCAGCAAATTTTGTAAATTACCTGGATCCGGTATCTTCACTGAGTATAACTTTAGAGAGTCTGGACGGCTATGCTTCGGTTACAGGAGCGTCATTCAGCCAGGGGCAGGCTCAGACACTTTCAAGCTTTAATAACAGCATGAGCAAGTTCCGCTTTACCATAAACAGCAATGTGCCGAATAATTATGAAATGAAGCTCCTCCTTAAATATAATGACGGCACATATTCCGACTACCAGGTGATTGCAGTTAAGGTTAACCCTTCCTACATGACCCAGACATCGGGAAAAGCCGGTCTTACAATTACGAGCAAGGGGAATCTTGGCTTTAATGACTACCCGATGAATTTTGAAGGCGACGGCTTCCGCTACAACGGGGGATCGAACCTTCTTTTTGAAGGCGCCCTTATGTACGGAATTTCCGCGGATAAGCTCACAGACGCCGCAAGAACGGGTGACGTGCAGGAACAGGATTTTAAGGTGCTGAAGAATTTTATGCTTGCTAAAAATCAGTTAACGGGAGGCTATGAAGGGTTTACCATGTTTAATGACGAGGACGCCGGGAGCTACAGCCTGGGGGTTGAAACAACGCTTCGTTCTTATTCATACGCACAGGCGCCCTATGATAAATTTGTGATCTTAAGATACCGCATGGCCAACAAAAGCGGAAACGACATAACCGGCTTCCGTGCGGGGTTATTCCTTGACTGGGACATTAATGCCGATACGGCTACGGCTGATAATGCATACTGGGAAAAGGATTACAACTTCGGCTATGCATATAGCCAGCTCAGTAATCCCGGAGTAATTGCAGGATGCGCGCTTGTATCTTCAGGCGATTTCAACTATTACGCCATACGCAACGACGGCTCCGAAGGCGGGGTTGGTTTATATACCCCGAGCCAGAACGAATTTACAAAACAGGAGAAGTGGACAACACTCTCGACACAGAAAATGAGCGCCGGAACAGGGGACATTTCCATGGTGGTATCCGGAGGCCCATATAGCATAAAAGCAAACGACACGCTTGAAGTTGCCTTTGCAATTTTTGCAGGAGAGACGATGGCGGATTTGAGGAATACGGTCCAGAACGCCAGGAAGAAGTTTCATGAGATAGTAAACACAAGTGATACAGGAGAGGTTGCGATTCCGGTTGAATACAGCCTGAGCCAGAACTATCCAAATCCCTTTAACCCCGGGACGCAGATCGACTATTCAATTCCTGAGGCATCGGATGTAACGCTTAAGGTATACAATATTTTGGGGCGTGAAGTGGCAACGCTAGTTAATATGCACCAGAATAGCGGCCGTTACACAGCTGAATTCAAGAGCGAAGGCCTTCCAAGCGGCATATACATCTACCGTCTCAAAGCCGGTAACTACACCTCCGCAAAGAAGATGACAATCTTGAAATAATTCGTTTACAAATGCTACAAATTGGTAACTGCTAACGCAGTTAGGAAATTTCTTTGATTCAAAGCAAAGTTTTTCCTATCCGCGTTAGCGGATACCTACAAATAGACAACCGCTGAAAGCGGTTAAAAGAATTATTTCAACACTGAATTGAAAATTGTCCTATCCGCGTTAGCGGATACCTATTTGTAGAAAAGCAGATCAAAAATAAATTCCGA is a window of Ignavibacteria bacterium DNA encoding:
- a CDS encoding S8 family serine peptidase → MLRKAAYLFFFIFLSNLAFSATSQKGRVLGQGNTHYLRGEVVVKLKSGARLNKSLAYASLSKKLSAYSIKNISSTFPDKTGILEDIVTVEYGSDVDPRDMAEKVKSTGEVLWAEPHFVYKTSTVPNDPSYSQQWSLATIQAELAWGITKGSDAIIIGIVDTGVEWGHPDLTDKIWINTKETPDNGVDDDHNGYVDDVRGWDFGGMTGTPDNNPDEDQADHGTHVAGIAAATTGNGKGIASIGYNCRIMAVKTSRNDDRDSQGEVYVDYGYEGIIYAVDNGARVINCSWGGDGYSKMGQDVVDYALSKNVLIVASAGNENSDAASYPASYDGVLSVGSTDQLNDTRSYYSNFGSTVDVFAPGSNIYSTWKQDVYRNLSGTSMASPLVAGLAGLVLSRFPQFTPRQAAEQIRVNCDNIDAANPSYKYQLGGGRINAFKALNNVNSKSVRGYDFVFSDEEGNNNGVFEPGETVTLSANFVNYLDPVSSLSITLESLDGYASVTGASFSQGQAQTLSSFNNSMSKFRFTINSNVPNNYEMKLLLKYNDGTYSDYQVIAVKVNPSYMTQTSGKAGLTITSKGNLGFNDYPMNFEGDGFRYNGGSNLLFEGALMYGISADKLTDAARTGDVQEQDFKVLKNFMLAKNQLTGGYEGFTMFNDEDAGSYSLGVETTLRSYSYAQAPYDKFVILRYRMANKSGNDITGFRAGLFLDWDINADTATADNAYWEKDYNFGYAYSQLSNPGVIAGCALVSSGDFNYYAIRNDGSEGGVGLYTPSQNEFTKQEKWTTLSTQKMSAGTGDISMVVSGGPYSIKANDTLEVAFAIFAGETMADLRNTVQNARKKFHEIVNTSDTGEVAIPVEYSLSQNYPNPFNPGTQIDYSIPEASDVTLKVYNILGREVATLVNMHQNSGRYTAEFKSEGLPSGIYIYRLKAGNYTSAKKMTILK